A region from the Catellatospora sp. TT07R-123 genome encodes:
- a CDS encoding zinc-dependent alcohol dehydrogenase family protein, with protein sequence MRATVIYAPHDVRVEDVPDPSLREPTDAVVRVTHACICGSDLWAYQGVASRQPGQRIGHEFLGVVEAVGADVSTVRQGDLVVAPFVWSDGTCQFCREGLHTSCPDGGFWGQPGSDGGQGEAVRVPHADGTLVPLPSGLGDAELVKILALSDVMSTGHHAALAAGARPGATVAVVGDGAVGLCGVLAAHRLGAERIIALGRHDARTELARRFGATDVVAERGDEAVARVRELTGGHGAHAVIEAVGTEQSMRTAIGVARDGGAVGFVGVPHGGSAGVDIGDMFGRNIALRGGVAPARAYIPELLADVLAGRLDPSPVFDVSVGLDGVPDGYAAMNDRKALKVLVRPGGGSV encoded by the coding sequence ATGCGCGCAACGGTGATCTACGCCCCGCACGACGTCCGCGTCGAGGACGTGCCCGACCCGAGCCTGCGGGAGCCGACCGACGCGGTGGTGCGGGTGACGCACGCCTGCATCTGCGGCAGCGACCTGTGGGCCTACCAGGGGGTGGCCAGCCGGCAGCCGGGCCAGCGCATCGGGCACGAGTTCCTGGGCGTGGTCGAGGCCGTCGGCGCCGACGTCAGCACCGTCAGGCAGGGCGACCTGGTGGTGGCGCCGTTCGTGTGGTCGGACGGGACCTGCCAGTTCTGCCGCGAGGGCCTGCACACCTCCTGCCCCGACGGCGGCTTCTGGGGCCAGCCCGGTTCCGACGGCGGCCAGGGCGAGGCCGTGCGGGTGCCGCACGCCGACGGCACCCTGGTGCCGCTGCCGTCCGGGCTCGGCGACGCGGAGCTGGTGAAGATCCTGGCGCTGTCGGACGTGATGTCCACCGGGCACCATGCGGCGCTCGCGGCGGGTGCCCGGCCGGGCGCCACGGTCGCGGTCGTCGGCGACGGCGCGGTCGGGCTGTGCGGCGTGCTGGCCGCGCACCGGCTGGGCGCTGAACGGATCATCGCGCTGGGCCGCCACGACGCGCGCACCGAGCTGGCGCGCCGGTTCGGCGCCACCGACGTGGTCGCCGAGCGGGGCGACGAGGCGGTGGCTCGGGTGCGGGAGCTGACCGGCGGGCACGGCGCGCACGCGGTGATCGAGGCGGTCGGCACCGAGCAGTCGATGCGTACCGCGATCGGCGTGGCCCGCGACGGCGGCGCGGTCGGGTTCGTCGGGGTGCCGCACGGCGGCTCGGCCGGAGTCGACATCGGCGACATGTTCGGCCGCAACATCGCCCTGCGCGGCGGGGTCGCCCCGGCGCGGGCGTACATCCCGGAGCTGCTGGCCGACGTGCTGGCGGGCAGGCTCGACCCGAGCCCGGTCTTCGACGTGTCCGTGGGGCTCGACGGGGTGCCCGACGGATATGCCGCGATGAACGACCGGAAGGCGCTCAAAGTGCTGGTGCGCCCCGGCGGGGGGTCGGTGTAG
- a CDS encoding VOC family protein, with the protein MPYISSVVIHCRDPYVMAPFWSLVTGLPIVDEDAVKLADRSLAERESVLLHDPSGTEPDVWIAVAVDLPPVGRIHLDIVADDDERAEIVAAGATLVREQEDLTVFADPEGNEFCLLRERH; encoded by the coding sequence ATGCCGTACATCTCCTCGGTCGTCATCCACTGCCGTGACCCGTATGTCATGGCGCCGTTCTGGAGCCTGGTCACGGGCCTGCCCATCGTGGACGAGGACGCGGTCAAGCTCGCCGACCGCTCCCTGGCCGAGCGGGAGTCGGTGCTGCTGCACGACCCGTCGGGCACCGAGCCCGACGTGTGGATCGCCGTGGCGGTCGACCTGCCGCCGGTAGGGCGGATCCACCTCGACATCGTCGCCGACGACGACGAGCGCGCCGAGATCGTCGCGGCCGGGGCGACCCTGGTCCGCGAGCAGGAGGACCTGACCGTCTTCGCCGATCCCGAGGGCAACGAGTTCTGCCTGCTGCGCGAGCGCCACTGA